A segment of the Ipomoea triloba cultivar NCNSP0323 chromosome 1, ASM357664v1 genome:
TTTCAACAAAATATCCATGACCCATTTACAGAAACCCAGAGTTTCACCTCTTCTCAAATGggtttcttctttctttgatAACCATTTCGGGTACACAAGTCCGACCCTTTGGCTTTCCGGGTCAGCCCGGAGTACTAGGTTTTATAGAACCAAAAAGAACGCCCCAGTTCTTGAGAAAACCCCCCAATTTCCTCTGGCCGTCAGGCAAGAGGCCCAGGCTGCTCTTACAGAGTACCTGCATTCCACCAGAAGCTTGCCGTTTTCGGATGCTGAGCATATAAGTAGGAACTCACCGCATTTTCTTGAAAGTTTGTTGAAGAGGGTAAATCCGGACAAGGAAGTTTCGCGATCTGTAGTGCGGTTCTTGAGGTACCATCCCATTAATGAATTCGAGCCCTTCTTTGAGAGTGTGGGGTTGAGCCCTTCTGAGTACTCACCCTTTTTGCCTCCAAAGATGATGTTCTTGAATGATGATAAGTTGTTGATGGAGAACTATCATGTTTTGTGTAATTATGGTGTTGCGAGGAACGAGATTGGAAATATTTACAAGGAAGCTCCGGAGGTTTTTAGGTATAGCTCCGGGTTGTTGAAATTAAAGCTTCAATCTTTCGAAGAGGTTGGCCTACATCGGGTTACTGTGGCTAAGATTGTTTGTTTGAGTCCTCACCTTCTGACAGGCAATGAGAGTAAAGATTTCTTTACTGTTCTGGAGAAGTTAAAGAGCGCTGGAGTCGAGGCTGGAACCGAGTGTGAATGGATTCAGGGGCAAATATCGAAGGGAAATGCCCATAACTGGAGGTGTGTATGTGAAGCGATGTGCATGTTCTGTAAGTTGGGTTTCAGTGAAGAGAAATTGAGAAAGATCATATGCCAGAATCCAGAGCTTTTGTTTGAGGCCTCGGGGCATACTACTTTTTTGCTAATTGGGTTCTTGTTGAAATTTGGATATGCACCGCATGATATGCAGAACGTGTT
Coding sequences within it:
- the LOC116018810 gene encoding transcription termination factor MTEF18, mitochondrial-like: MTHLQKPRVSPLLKWVSSFFDNHFGYTSPTLWLSGSARSTRFYRTKKNAPVLEKTPQFPLAVRQEAQAALTEYLHSTRSLPFSDAEHISRNSPHFLESLLKRVNPDKEVSRSVVRFLRYHPINEFEPFFESVGLSPSEYSPFLPPKMMFLNDDKLLMENYHVLCNYGVARNEIGNIYKEAPEVFRYSSGLLKLKLQSFEEVGLHRVTVAKIVCLSPHLLTGNESKDFFTVLEKLKSAGVEAGTECEWIQGQISKGNAHNWRCVCEAMCMFCKLGFSEEKLRKIICQNPELLFEASGHTTFLLIGFLLKFGYAPHDMQNVFLQIPKHKVGQFVRNLRSCYIFLVEIDMHSHDIGNIVRSHAVLLGSCSLKKAVTLLTNLRSGKKRICKMILTDPHVLKKWVVGLRVEPLQPTEDDLNSNVMKTKFLLSLGFVENSSEMEEALKAFRGKGLELQERYDCLVNSGLKPKEVAKMVKVAPHILNQSKEHIEAKIDFLINTLGYPVSSLVAFPYYISYTFERSTLRLSMYNWLKERGRVRQNLALSTLIACSDKIFLKTYVNPHPGGLYTWEKLKKQVYPD